In Cloacibacillus sp. An23, the following are encoded in one genomic region:
- a CDS encoding type VI secretion protein IcmF/TssM N-terminal domain-containing protein — translation MKFLSKALKYILILLLLLVLLGALTALSWYEGWPVFTGAAAVLGIAALYLVWRGLLALWRWRDKRAFVAKVASGSPKAEAEVAGGSVRSAWNQGMSCILNSPSRFSRRFGASQPWFIAVGKEAGVETPFDGFGRRLPEGEAPLRWHFLGSCVLLSLSCGDERTWESELEELLAARRRSAPLRGVVLTLRAPELEAMSDFEADALGQDLRGRLHQIMMTANALYPVYILVEEIESLPGMGALLSRCLPDGPEGALGGWSACAPGGRAAEAAAGKLETFLLDGAARGAAPHGDMLTALRRLRGLAPKLDILTENLSRELSHQVNPEIAGVFFCASRPSGRGEHRRPAFAGEFVSRVLLAAPQPRPFTGIPVGAGGKTALMAGWLLLTLSFCGLTAANTIYQYRILSDDPHAAESRYGRESAGVLAGAGGDMSETYARLYSEMTYIQKLERAHESWYLPKMGEDMLGRALAGVKRDYVSDVNRLILRPMTDQFRAILAAPSTPQTRARDMDLAIELAWLSAALADRLGQSGLDAAALHGASDDAGSFPLTRLNEKEWTPVTGQLIINSLRWTESEDQLSAIAAEMRSLLVQSFTRRGSNLLNDLTAQLNSSHSTENVRLSQFWRHIPIQSDADAQVEFCYTAAGRKAVRDTIEDIEDIAGGSGVLSVYLENFRSEYLLNYAKAWEDFARRFTEAGPSLRNEKFEFYSDYEKITKVSDLPHVKVYRRIMAESAPLRESRVSPPWVGRMQQVDAVVAMALANSESKGKTRLWNMFSAVESNPGLLTQLRSGVKSEAKVGDLVKAEADMRSFFENCGTLLGTVSNPSSAFSLCSAKFGREKGAEHPEAKPYDDAALSFGEAFALIDEEWSPAREVLGGILDFIAAEATAETAQLIQRRWEDEVLNSPTVLYGRGGGEAIFGETGVVPLFVQNNLGDLLSHRGGAPVPSEWNGAQFPFDDGFLQMLVEGASAASQPLPPERKDSFRVHISSRPPIVNAGARLRPSMVTLTLEGEDGPQQLVNQNYPQEAAFTYSPEKSGRVTLVISFPGFDMTREYGSFKEFVTDFRMGEKTFFAMDFPSVSDKLDAAEVKTVKVPVIVSNTSGIFDDAKAAAPKYPELPANITRLVTRR, via the coding sequence ATGAAATTTCTTTCCAAGGCTTTGAAATATATCCTTATCCTGCTGCTTCTGCTCGTCCTGCTCGGCGCGCTGACGGCGCTCTCGTGGTACGAGGGCTGGCCCGTCTTCACCGGAGCGGCGGCGGTGCTCGGCATCGCGGCCCTGTACCTCGTCTGGCGCGGGCTGCTCGCGCTCTGGCGCTGGCGCGACAAGCGCGCCTTCGTCGCGAAGGTGGCGAGCGGGAGCCCGAAGGCCGAGGCCGAAGTCGCCGGAGGCTCCGTGAGAAGCGCGTGGAACCAGGGAATGTCATGCATACTCAACTCGCCGTCGCGCTTTTCGCGCCGCTTCGGCGCGAGCCAGCCGTGGTTCATAGCCGTCGGCAAAGAGGCCGGCGTTGAAACGCCCTTCGACGGCTTCGGGCGCAGACTGCCGGAGGGGGAAGCGCCGCTGCGCTGGCACTTCCTCGGCTCGTGCGTCCTGCTGAGCCTCAGCTGCGGCGACGAAAGGACGTGGGAATCCGAGCTTGAGGAGCTGCTCGCCGCGCGAAGACGCTCCGCCCCGCTCAGAGGAGTGGTGCTGACGCTGCGCGCGCCGGAGCTCGAGGCGATGAGCGACTTCGAGGCGGACGCTCTCGGGCAGGATCTCCGCGGCAGGCTCCACCAGATAATGATGACCGCTAACGCGCTGTACCCGGTCTACATACTTGTCGAAGAGATCGAGAGTCTGCCTGGAATGGGCGCGCTTCTATCGCGCTGCCTGCCCGACGGGCCGGAGGGCGCGCTCGGAGGATGGAGCGCCTGCGCACCCGGAGGACGCGCCGCGGAGGCCGCCGCCGGAAAGCTCGAAACGTTCCTGCTCGACGGCGCGGCGCGCGGAGCCGCGCCTCACGGCGATATGCTGACGGCGCTCCGCCGCCTCAGGGGGCTCGCGCCGAAGCTCGACATATTGACGGAAAACCTGTCGCGCGAGCTATCGCACCAGGTCAACCCGGAAATAGCGGGAGTGTTCTTCTGCGCCTCGCGCCCGTCGGGCCGCGGCGAACACCGCCGTCCCGCGTTCGCGGGCGAGTTCGTCTCGCGCGTCCTGCTCGCCGCGCCGCAGCCGAGGCCGTTCACCGGAATCCCCGTCGGTGCCGGAGGTAAGACGGCGCTTATGGCCGGCTGGCTGCTGCTGACGCTCTCGTTCTGCGGGCTGACGGCGGCCAACACCATATACCAGTACAGGATATTGTCCGACGACCCGCACGCGGCGGAGAGCCGCTACGGAAGAGAAAGCGCCGGCGTGCTCGCGGGAGCCGGCGGCGACATGTCCGAGACCTACGCGCGCCTCTACTCCGAGATGACCTACATACAAAAGCTCGAAAGGGCGCACGAGTCGTGGTATCTGCCCAAGATGGGCGAGGATATGCTCGGGCGCGCTCTCGCCGGAGTCAAGCGCGACTACGTAAGCGATGTGAACCGCCTGATCCTCCGTCCTATGACCGACCAGTTCCGCGCTATACTCGCCGCTCCATCCACGCCGCAGACGCGCGCGCGCGACATGGACCTCGCGATAGAGCTCGCGTGGCTCTCCGCCGCGCTCGCCGACCGCCTCGGGCAGTCCGGCCTCGACGCGGCGGCGCTGCACGGGGCCTCGGACGACGCCGGCTCCTTTCCTCTGACAAGACTGAACGAAAAGGAATGGACGCCCGTGACCGGACAGCTCATAATCAACTCGCTGCGTTGGACGGAGAGCGAGGATCAGCTTTCCGCGATAGCGGCGGAGATGCGCTCGCTGCTCGTCCAGAGCTTCACGCGGCGCGGCAGCAACCTGCTCAACGACCTTACGGCGCAGCTCAACTCGTCGCACAGCACGGAGAACGTGCGTCTATCGCAGTTCTGGCGGCATATACCGATCCAGAGCGATGCAGACGCGCAGGTAGAATTCTGCTACACGGCGGCGGGACGCAAAGCAGTCCGCGACACGATAGAGGACATCGAGGACATAGCCGGCGGCTCCGGCGTGCTGAGCGTCTACCTCGAAAACTTCAGATCGGAATATCTGCTGAACTACGCCAAGGCGTGGGAAGATTTCGCGCGCCGCTTCACCGAGGCCGGCCCGTCGCTCAGAAACGAAAAATTCGAGTTCTATTCCGATTACGAAAAGATAACGAAGGTATCCGACCTTCCGCACGTCAAGGTCTACCGCCGCATCATGGCGGAGAGCGCGCCGCTGCGCGAAAGCAGGGTCAGCCCGCCGTGGGTCGGACGCATGCAGCAGGTAGACGCCGTCGTAGCGATGGCTCTTGCGAACAGCGAAAGCAAGGGCAAGACGCGGCTGTGGAACATGTTCTCCGCCGTCGAGTCGAACCCCGGGCTGCTGACGCAGCTCCGCTCCGGCGTCAAGAGCGAGGCGAAGGTCGGCGATTTGGTCAAGGCCGAGGCCGACATGCGCTCGTTCTTCGAAAACTGCGGGACTTTGCTGGGCACGGTCTCAAACCCCTCGTCGGCCTTCTCGCTATGCTCGGCGAAGTTCGGCCGCGAAAAGGGCGCTGAGCACCCCGAGGCGAAGCCATACGACGACGCGGCGCTCAGCTTCGGCGAGGCCTTCGCCCTCATAGACGAGGAATGGTCGCCGGCGCGCGAGGTGCTCGGCGGCATACTGGACTTCATCGCCGCCGAGGCCACGGCCGAGACGGCGCAGCTCATTCAGCGCCGTTGGGAGGACGAGGTGCTCAACAGCCCGACCGTGCTCTACGGACGCGGCGGAGGCGAGGCGATATTCGGCGAGACCGGCGTCGTGCCGCTCTTTGTACAGAACAACCTCGGCGACCTGCTCTCGCACCGCGGCGGCGCGCCAGTCCCCTCAGAGTGGAACGGCGCTCAGTTCCCATTCGACGACGGCTTCCTCCAGATGCTCGTGGAGGGCGCGAGCGCCGCGTCGCAGCCCCTGCCGCCCGAGCGTAAGGACTCCTTCCGCGTACACATAAGCTCGCGCCCGCCGATAGTCAACGCCGGAGCGAGGCTGCGCCCGAGCATGGTGACGCTGACGCTCGAGGGCGAAGACGGCCCGCAGCAGCTCGTCAACCAGAACTACCCGCAGGAGGCGGCCTTCACCTACAGCCCCGAAAAATCCGGGCGCGTGACGCTTGTAATCAGCTTCCCGGGCTTCGATATGACGCGCGAATACGGGAGCTTCAAGGAATTCGTGACCGACTTCCGCATGGGAGAAAAGACCTTCTTCGCGATGGACTTCCCGAGCGTATCGGACAAGCTCGACGCGGCGGAGGTCAAGACCGTCAAGGTGCCGGTGATAGTCTCCAACACCTCCGGCATCTTCGACGACGCCAAGGCCGCGGCTCCGAAATATCCCGAGCTGCCGGCGAACATAACAAGGCTGGTGACGCGCAGATGA
- a CDS encoding DotU family type IV/VI secretion system protein: protein MNGLCERFAPLMAETLHYAGAPEGLETPLAEANARIVELAGRERSAVSPGESQSAAGRRALEQARLAVYAWADEQMMSSPRADAASWAAVSLQFRYFGTSEAGRLFYQELDKCLDSCGAPRRVRGVPRDGAEESAAGDMTCAELDGGAEGSWRELDLAERFDAAASRGCGEGFEAIRVFALCLLFGFRGALYGDASLLARVRSSCRALFDDEPEPEAPPARRLPKYGLAVAERAAYVALPLLVCLVFALYCAGVLANAPFHGVP from the coding sequence ATGAACGGGTTATGCGAACGGTTCGCGCCGCTGATGGCGGAGACGCTCCACTACGCAGGAGCGCCCGAGGGGCTTGAAACGCCGCTCGCCGAGGCTAACGCGCGCATCGTTGAGCTCGCGGGGCGCGAGCGCTCCGCCGTATCCCCCGGAGAGTCTCAGTCCGCCGCCGGGCGGCGCGCGCTCGAGCAGGCGCGCCTCGCCGTATACGCGTGGGCCGACGAGCAGATGATGAGTTCTCCGCGCGCCGATGCGGCGTCGTGGGCCGCCGTCAGCCTCCAGTTCAGATACTTCGGCACCTCGGAGGCGGGACGGCTCTTTTATCAGGAGCTAGACAAGTGCCTCGATTCGTGCGGAGCGCCGCGCCGCGTCAGAGGCGTGCCGCGCGACGGCGCGGAGGAGTCCGCCGCCGGGGATATGACCTGCGCGGAGCTGGACGGCGGCGCGGAGGGAAGCTGGCGCGAGCTCGACCTCGCGGAGCGCTTCGACGCGGCGGCCTCGCGCGGCTGCGGAGAAGGCTTCGAGGCCATCAGGGTGTTCGCGCTCTGCCTCCTCTTCGGTTTCAGGGGCGCGCTCTACGGCGACGCCTCGCTTCTTGCGCGCGTCCGATCGTCTTGCCGCGCGCTGTTCGACGACGAGCCTGAGCCGGAAGCGCCGCCCGCGCGCCGCCTCCCGAAGTACGGCCTCGCCGTAGCGGAGCGCGCCGCCTACGTGGCGCTGCCGCTGCTGGTCTGTCTCGTATTCGCGCTCTACTGCGCCGGCGTTCTGGCGAACGCGCCGTTCCACGGCGTTCCTTGA
- the tssK gene encoding type VI secretion system baseplate subunit TssK produces MNDNPVFWEHGVFLQPQHFQLEYIQNVRRTAAALALLNPYLWGVRRLEVNENAVANGVFEAVSMELLLPSGEWVSLPGNAWLQPRPFGQAWTNPEAPLTVYAGIAEFRESGGNVVRAQSPDEAPENFRYAAPPEPDEVPDYYCSGPEMSVSTLRYNMRLCFGEEEGGALWKMPIARLVRDGERVRLDERMAPPCVDIGASPALHRLVHDVSDTLLSRNRHLDEYKITTNDGNWQGIQGHGAVLIAILGLLGRSIPELNRWLSAPNAHPWEVYGSLCRIAGELSVFAPDMSPLGETRQGARVIPPYDHTDLYGCFSAVSRVIMRLVDTLVMGPQFIFDLEPAASPGVFSAVMPRGALSAGSYDYWLLLRSPGGGDLAGAPALGKLAPSSEISDLMTQALPGVRMRRSEQPPMGLPRRGDTLYFRIDSNDPLWRRLEADGEISYMLPGAPDDLRVQITVVER; encoded by the coding sequence ATGAACGATAATCCTGTTTTTTGGGAACACGGCGTGTTTTTGCAGCCGCAGCACTTTCAGCTCGAATACATCCAGAACGTCAGGAGGACGGCGGCGGCCCTCGCTCTGCTCAATCCGTACCTGTGGGGGGTGCGCCGTCTCGAGGTGAACGAGAACGCCGTTGCGAACGGCGTCTTCGAGGCCGTCTCGATGGAACTGCTGCTTCCGTCGGGTGAATGGGTCTCGCTGCCCGGCAACGCGTGGCTCCAGCCTAGGCCCTTCGGGCAGGCGTGGACGAACCCTGAAGCGCCGCTGACAGTCTACGCCGGCATCGCGGAGTTTCGGGAAAGCGGCGGCAACGTCGTGCGCGCGCAGTCTCCCGACGAAGCGCCCGAGAACTTCCGCTACGCCGCGCCGCCCGAGCCGGACGAGGTGCCGGACTACTACTGCAGCGGCCCGGAAATGTCGGTCTCTACGCTGCGCTACAACATGCGCCTCTGCTTCGGCGAGGAGGAGGGCGGCGCTCTGTGGAAGATGCCGATCGCGCGCCTCGTGCGCGACGGCGAGCGCGTCCGCCTCGACGAGCGCATGGCCCCGCCGTGCGTGGATATCGGCGCGTCGCCGGCGCTGCACCGTCTCGTCCACGACGTCTCCGACACGCTGCTCTCGCGCAACCGCCATCTGGACGAATACAAGATAACGACGAACGACGGCAACTGGCAGGGGATACAGGGCCACGGCGCCGTCCTCATAGCGATACTGGGCCTGCTCGGGCGCAGCATACCGGAGCTGAACCGCTGGCTCAGCGCGCCGAACGCCCACCCGTGGGAGGTCTACGGCTCGCTCTGCCGCATCGCGGGCGAGCTCTCGGTTTTCGCGCCCGACATGTCTCCGCTCGGCGAGACGCGGCAGGGGGCGCGCGTGATCCCGCCATACGACCACACCGACCTGTACGGCTGCTTCAGCGCCGTCTCCCGCGTGATAATGCGCCTCGTGGACACGCTGGTCATGGGGCCGCAGTTCATATTCGACCTCGAGCCCGCCGCCTCGCCCGGAGTGTTCTCAGCCGTGATGCCGCGCGGCGCTCTCTCGGCCGGAAGCTACGACTACTGGCTTCTGCTGCGCTCTCCGGGCGGCGGTGACCTCGCGGGGGCGCCGGCGCTCGGCAAGCTCGCGCCCAGTTCCGAGATATCCGACCTGATGACGCAGGCTCTGCCCGGCGTGCGCATGCGCCGCAGCGAGCAGCCTCCGATGGGGCTGCCGAGGCGCGGAGACACGCTATATTTCAGAATAGACTCCAACGACCCGCTCTGGCGCAGGCTCGAGGCGGACGGGGAGATATCGTACATGCTGCCTGGCGCGCCTGATGATCTGCGCGTCCAGATAACGGTAGTCGAGAGGTGA
- a CDS encoding type VI secretion lipoprotein TssJ, with product MSPKRFGLLCATAVFAALAIFSAPRCEAAKRPAPPPDGALKPSEVVWSQAKDGLTVAITAANDLNFAYGSPLGITVCLYQLSDMAKFSELASSFDGVAKLLGGGLDLLGGAALMSRVVYVQPGEKISLTLDRMEGAKYFAAAAGYAHGDAARCSAYVPFPVRTTVIKLKRRRTTYYTAGTLAAGVSLSAEAVTVTGGEGIDER from the coding sequence ATGTCGCCTAAGCGTTTCGGGCTTCTCTGCGCGACAGCAGTATTCGCCGCGCTCGCGATTTTTTCCGCGCCGCGCTGCGAGGCCGCGAAGAGGCCCGCGCCGCCGCCCGACGGGGCGCTCAAGCCTTCGGAGGTCGTGTGGAGCCAGGCGAAGGACGGCCTCACCGTCGCGATAACGGCTGCGAATGACCTGAATTTCGCCTACGGCTCGCCGCTCGGGATAACGGTCTGTCTGTATCAGCTCTCGGACATGGCCAAGTTCTCCGAGCTCGCGTCGTCCTTCGACGGCGTGGCGAAGCTCCTCGGCGGCGGCCTCGACCTTCTCGGAGGGGCCGCGCTCATGAGCAGGGTCGTATACGTCCAGCCGGGCGAAAAAATTTCGCTGACACTCGACCGCATGGAGGGCGCGAAATATTTCGCCGCCGCGGCGGGCTACGCGCACGGTGACGCCGCTCGCTGCTCGGCCTACGTCCCTTTTCCCGTGAGGACGACCGTAATAAAATTGAAACGGCGCAGAACCACATACTACACCGCGGGAACTCTCGCAGCCGGAGTTTCTCTCAGCGCGGAGGCTGTAACCGTCACTGGAGGTGAAGGTATAGATGAACGATAA
- a CDS encoding DUF4150 domain-containing protein: MFALTLQGGTCMSSAPDVCKTPTPGGPVPIPYVNIFMCNMALPNTACKKVFISGALALNVKSQTAISNGDEAGTAGGGVVSSKFIGKGEFVSGSKKVTLEGKAAVSQGATTKHNDGNTVGLCSVAAQAKVDVA, from the coding sequence ATGTTCGCGCTCACACTACAGGGCGGGACGTGCATGAGCAGCGCGCCCGACGTCTGCAAGACGCCGACGCCCGGCGGCCCGGTCCCGATCCCCTACGTGAATATATTCATGTGCAATATGGCGCTGCCGAACACAGCGTGCAAAAAGGTATTCATATCGGGCGCGCTAGCGCTCAACGTGAAGTCGCAAACCGCGATCTCGAACGGAGACGAGGCGGGCACCGCCGGAGGCGGCGTCGTATCGTCGAAATTCATCGGCAAGGGGGAATTCGTCTCCGGCTCGAAGAAGGTCACGCTCGAGGGCAAGGCCGCGGTCTCGCAGGGCGCGACGACGAAGCACAACGACGGCAACACGGTGGGTCTCTGTTCCGTAGCGGCGCAGGCCAAGGTAGATGTCGCCTAA
- a CDS encoding DUF3540 domain-containing protein, with protein MGYALPIEADGALVKGTVAGVGDDGAMLVRTPRGLVRAERAAGCLLKPRCGDVVLTAFLPGGEAWVTCVLVRGDTEAEIELPAKTALRARELSVESESASIVSRSISMEGTVVSMGGGLLLQGFAAVQTAARRLGERIARKSGHYGELSERTDGLDERRAGRMRVESEASYRLRAENADVRAKAMLDLDAERIKVG; from the coding sequence ATGGGATACGCACTTCCGATAGAAGCGGACGGCGCGCTCGTCAAGGGGACGGTAGCGGGCGTCGGGGACGACGGCGCGATGCTCGTGCGCACGCCGCGCGGACTGGTGCGCGCCGAGCGCGCGGCGGGATGCCTGCTCAAGCCGCGCTGCGGCGACGTTGTGCTGACGGCCTTCCTGCCGGGCGGCGAAGCGTGGGTGACGTGCGTACTGGTTCGCGGAGACACGGAGGCGGAGATCGAGCTTCCGGCGAAGACGGCGCTCCGCGCGCGCGAGCTCTCGGTCGAGAGCGAAAGCGCCAGCATAGTCTCCCGTTCAATATCCATGGAGGGAACCGTCGTGTCGATGGGCGGCGGACTTCTGCTGCAGGGCTTCGCGGCGGTGCAGACCGCGGCCCGGCGGCTCGGCGAGCGCATCGCGCGCAAGAGCGGACATTACGGCGAGCTCTCCGAGCGCACGGACGGCCTCGACGAGCGCCGCGCCGGTCGTATGCGCGTGGAGAGCGAAGCGAGCTACCGCCTTCGCGCAGAGAACGCCGACGTGCGCGCCAAGGCGATGCTCGACCTCGACGCCGAGCGCATAAAGGTGGGCTAG
- a CDS encoding pentapeptide repeat-containing protein gives MADEVKGLDEIMAQEAVSDADFTGCGSLGGLSFAGKVLTNCRFDGAELTGADFTGCRAEGCSFTGAELSDCTFEDAELGCCDFSGASLRGAAFVRARLTECGLGGADMTRAFFHESALSGCSWPGARLSLTTFMEMETALPDWVDTDIEKTHCAGCRLDGMRMTRARGAMLVLQGCSCRGVTAEDCELTQIVAMETDFSESQFLRCSLGLAGFIGSVMNKCVFTGSDLTAAHFAGASLALADLSGAPLEKANFTGADLSYANLSRARLRMADLSHANVSRARFDGADLSLANGHGVRFGGASMSGALTGGLRGTDEKLLKAENFRFGGK, from the coding sequence GTGGCGGACGAAGTAAAGGGGCTTGACGAAATAATGGCGCAGGAGGCAGTCAGTGATGCTGACTTCACGGGATGCGGAAGCCTCGGCGGGCTTTCGTTCGCGGGGAAGGTCCTGACGAACTGCCGTTTCGACGGAGCGGAGCTGACGGGAGCGGATTTTACCGGCTGCCGCGCCGAGGGCTGCTCCTTCACGGGGGCGGAGCTCTCCGACTGCACGTTCGAGGACGCGGAGCTCGGCTGCTGCGACTTTTCCGGCGCTTCTCTTCGCGGCGCGGCGTTCGTCCGCGCGAGGCTGACGGAGTGCGGGCTCGGCGGCGCGGACATGACGCGCGCATTCTTCCATGAGAGCGCGCTCTCCGGCTGCTCGTGGCCCGGAGCACGCCTCAGCCTCACGACCTTCATGGAGATGGAGACGGCCCTGCCCGACTGGGTGGATACGGATATAGAAAAGACGCACTGCGCGGGCTGCCGCCTCGACGGAATGAGGATGACGCGCGCGCGCGGCGCGATGCTGGTGCTCCAGGGCTGCTCCTGCCGCGGCGTGACCGCCGAGGACTGCGAGCTCACGCAGATAGTCGCGATGGAGACGGATTTCTCCGAATCCCAATTCCTTCGCTGCTCTCTCGGCCTCGCGGGCTTTATCGGAAGCGTCATGAACAAATGCGTTTTCACCGGCTCCGACCTGACGGCGGCTCATTTCGCCGGCGCTTCGCTCGCTCTGGCGGACCTCTCGGGCGCTCCGCTCGAGAAGGCGAATTTCACCGGCGCCGACCTCTCTTACGCGAATCTCTCGCGCGCGAGGCTGCGCATGGCGGATTTGTCTCACGCGAACGTTTCACGCGCGCGCTTCGACGGCGCCGACCTGTCCCTCGCGAACGGGCACGGAGTGCGCTTCGGCGGCGCCTCGATGTCCGGCGCTCTGACCGGCGGGCTGCGCGGCACTGACGAGAAACTGCTCAAGGCGGAAAATTTCCGCTTCGGCGGCAAGTAA